From the genome of Amycolatopsis sp. NBC_01488, one region includes:
- a CDS encoding LPXTG cell wall anchor domain-containing protein — MARFVTKAAALAAVLFPLVGAGVAGAQSQAVDEKTGPVSFANIASVRIGGEGQHGGALITETQRSPLLPGQSKLGTDRVTVPKDDGERATFGGHYQIDLGRYSSSQDPYPAGIASRDHNVVAALQATTVPTAVAETNYALRDNWQGGAKPVDNTVLVLEGAKTAVDCTGPAKLTGTSSVSRLWVRQAGGLGIVPMPGGTAGLELKNLRLGPPGDITNASKDTTVSDLRLTRVGTFDQLIRQDGWRGGDFTAVAGWRVEITTHVKDAAGTALQDVQTSVVLGGVSCSVPKGFVAKAAGSTGGGTSATQAAVPTQVPAGYLGAAAPDTGGDGSRVPLGIGLLFGGVFFGAVALLLGKRRKSGTD, encoded by the coding sequence AGACCGGGCCGGTTTCGTTCGCGAACATCGCGTCCGTCCGGATCGGCGGCGAAGGCCAGCACGGCGGCGCCCTGATCACCGAGACCCAGCGCTCCCCGCTGCTGCCCGGCCAGTCGAAGCTCGGCACGGACCGCGTCACGGTCCCCAAGGACGACGGCGAGCGCGCCACCTTCGGCGGGCACTACCAGATCGACCTCGGCCGCTACAGCTCCTCACAGGACCCCTATCCGGCCGGCATCGCGAGCCGGGACCACAACGTCGTGGCTGCGCTGCAGGCGACCACCGTGCCCACCGCCGTCGCCGAGACCAACTACGCGCTGCGCGACAACTGGCAGGGCGGCGCGAAGCCGGTCGACAACACCGTGCTCGTGCTCGAAGGCGCGAAGACGGCGGTGGACTGCACCGGGCCGGCGAAGCTCACCGGCACCTCGTCGGTGAGCCGGCTGTGGGTGCGCCAGGCCGGCGGGCTCGGCATCGTCCCGATGCCCGGCGGCACCGCGGGCCTCGAGCTGAAGAACCTGCGGCTCGGCCCGCCCGGCGACATCACGAACGCGAGCAAGGACACCACGGTCTCCGACCTCCGGCTGACCCGCGTCGGCACGTTCGACCAGCTGATCCGCCAGGACGGCTGGCGCGGTGGCGACTTCACCGCCGTCGCCGGCTGGCGCGTCGAGATCACCACCCACGTCAAGGACGCGGCGGGTACCGCGCTGCAGGACGTCCAGACGAGCGTCGTGCTCGGCGGCGTCAGCTGCTCGGTGCCGAAGGGCTTCGTCGCGAAGGCCGCGGGCAGCACCGGCGGCGGCACGAGCGCGACGCAGGCCGCCGTGCCGACGCAGGTCCCGGCCGGCTACCTCGGCGCGGCCGCGCCGGACACCGGCGGTGACGGCTCCCGCGTCCCGCTCGGCATCGGCCTGCTCTTCGGCGGGGTGTTCTTCGGGGCCGTCGCGCTGCTGCTCGGCAAGCGGCGCAAGTCCGGGACGGACTAG
- a CDS encoding class F sortase encodes MLRTGLAAVSAALAVAAFAAGVIVLTWLPPEPTSLAAPPPGSLPGENAAPAVLPADSESGAQQRPGTVRLPDGATARLVRTELTDRGVLPIPRGLGDAAWWGAKLGAAQGAALLSGHVNWEGRRGPFDELWRMRDGDEVSVVDARGGRWVYRVDDVVTLPKETLPDQAAKWFAQDGPHRLVLVTCGGDYIGGTEGYDENRLVTAKLVTRPTG; translated from the coding sequence GTGCTGCGCACCGGGCTGGCCGCCGTCTCGGCGGCGCTGGCCGTGGCCGCCTTCGCGGCCGGCGTCATCGTGCTGACCTGGCTGCCGCCCGAGCCGACGTCGCTCGCCGCGCCACCGCCCGGCTCGCTGCCGGGGGAGAACGCGGCCCCGGCCGTGCTGCCCGCGGACAGCGAGTCCGGCGCGCAGCAGCGCCCGGGCACGGTCCGGCTCCCGGACGGCGCGACCGCCCGCCTGGTCCGCACGGAGCTCACCGACCGCGGCGTGCTCCCGATCCCGCGCGGCCTGGGCGACGCCGCCTGGTGGGGCGCCAAGCTGGGCGCGGCCCAGGGGGCGGCGCTGCTGTCCGGGCACGTGAACTGGGAGGGGCGGCGCGGCCCGTTCGACGAGCTGTGGCGCATGCGCGACGGCGACGAGGTGAGCGTGGTCGACGCCCGCGGCGGCCGCTGGGTCTACCGGGTCGACGACGTGGTGACGCTCCCGAAGGAGACGCTGCCGGACCAGGCCGCGAAGTGGTTCGCCCAGGACGGCCCCCACCGCCTGGTCCTGGTCACCTGCGGCGGCGACTACATCGGCGGCACCGAAGGCTACGACGAGAACCGCCTGGTCACGGCCAAGCTGGTGACCCGCCCGACGGGCTGA
- a CDS encoding class F sortase, whose product MQEQNPAERQTGSGRWWIVGVAGAFVVAALVAGLLIFTGKDEPAGANGTATTSTTAVKQDQPAKPDTGRTPAQLSLPGGGTAKLVQEDLDAAGALKIPEGLDEAAWWGAELGADHGVALLSGHVNWKGKKGPFNELWQVKQGQEIKLTDAAGGAWVYRVDATETIHKTDLAGRSDQLFDPDGPHKLLLVTCGGEYVGGSEGYEDNRVVTASLVSRP is encoded by the coding sequence ATGCAGGAGCAGAACCCGGCGGAGCGGCAGACGGGCTCGGGCCGCTGGTGGATCGTCGGCGTCGCCGGCGCGTTCGTGGTCGCGGCGCTGGTCGCCGGCCTGCTCATCTTCACCGGAAAGGATGAACCCGCCGGTGCGAACGGCACCGCCACCACGTCCACCACCGCCGTGAAGCAGGACCAGCCCGCCAAGCCGGACACCGGCCGGACACCGGCGCAGCTGTCCCTTCCCGGGGGCGGTACCGCGAAGCTCGTCCAGGAGGACCTCGACGCCGCGGGCGCCCTCAAGATCCCCGAAGGGCTCGACGAAGCCGCCTGGTGGGGTGCCGAGCTGGGGGCCGACCACGGCGTCGCGCTGCTGTCCGGGCACGTGAACTGGAAGGGCAAGAAGGGCCCGTTCAACGAGCTCTGGCAGGTCAAGCAGGGGCAGGAGATCAAGCTGACCGACGCCGCCGGCGGCGCCTGGGTCTACCGGGTCGACGCGACCGAGACCATCCACAAGACCGACCTGGCCGGGCGCTCGGACCAGCTCTTCGACCCGGACGGCCCGCACAAGCTGCTCCTGGTCACCTGCGGCGGCGAGTACGTCGGCGGCAGCGAAGGCTACGAGGACAACCGCGTCGTGACGGCGTCGCTCGTGTCACGGCCGTAG